The genomic DNA AGAACCGAATATGGAGAAGTCGGTCGCAGCGTTACATGAGCAGTTCGGCTTGGACGTGCAGTAACACTAGATAGGCATACAAAAGAGGCGGATCCGATAAGGAGTACGCCTCTTTTATGTTTTAGATTGTTGTTTTTACATCCCATTTCACGTGGAAACGGACAAGGCCATCTTTAGCCCTAACTTCACCATAGCATTCTGTTAAAAAACCATTCAACTTTTGAAATTGCTCTGCAACGAAACCCGCTTCAAGTTGACAGGAACGATTTTCGGTCGTTGTAATATCGCCTTTGGTCATCGTATAGAACGCTTCATCTTTCGTTGTTTTCTCTAGAACGAGAGCACCCCAACCCGCTTCTATAAAAAAAGCAGGCACTTCTTCTATACTGAAAACGGGGAATTTTCTTGCAATTTCCTTTCCTACCCAATAAAGAATTTCATCTTCATGTTTACCTAAAATACTAGGAATTACGTGATCTCGTAAAATTTCGTAGCCGAAACGAGTTGGTGAGTTGTATGTAGTGTTTTCCAATAGAGTATACAATCCCTTTCGGATAAATATGAATGTCGTGCTGTCTTCTATAAAATAGGAAAGTGAACACAGCAAAAAACAGACATCGTCTTGACCTCTTCAAAACAGAGGAGTACAATGGACATGTTCTAATATTGTAACACGAAGAGTGAAGCCGTCAACGGGTGTTCATGTCGAAACGATGACAGACGTTGAATGGTGAACTCAGTAATAAGGGAGGGTAAAAGACTTGTCGAGAGAATCAGATTTCTACTTGCGCCGTCTTCACTCATTGCTCGGAATTATTCCGGTTGGGCTTTTTGTTGCTCAACACTTGGTCATTAACCATTTTGCAACGCGCGGCGAAGAAGCATTCAACACTGCATCTAATTTCATGGGGAACTTACCATTCGTTCTGTTCTTAGAATGGTTCGTCATCTACATCCCACTTATGTTCCATGCGTTTTACGGCCTGTACATAGCTTTCACAGCAAAAAATAACGTACAACGCTTCGGTACTTTCCGCAACTGGATGTTCATGTTGCAACGGATTACAGGGGTATTCCTTGTTATCTTTATCGCATGGCACATCTTTGAAACGAGAATCCAGAAGGCGTTGGGTGCTACTGTGGATTACAACATGATGGCTGACATCTTAGCGAATCCATTTATGCTTGCATTCTACATTGCAGGTGTTATTGCAGCGACGTTCCACTTGGCAAACGGATTATGGTCATTCCTTGTCACTTGGGGACTTGCACAATCACCACGATCACAAAAAATCGTTACATACGTTACGATTGTCGTATTCTTAGTACTTGCTACAATCGGCGTTCAAGCACTATTCGCATTTGTTTGAGTCATAAGATGATTTATCTGAATTCAGCAGACCTCCCTTTTCTCAAAGTGGTGGGATGAATGCAAGTGGTTTTACTGTTCAGTGGGATTTTTAAGCTCCGGCTGAACTCAGATAAAGCCTCCGGCGGATGTCACGGATTTTTAAGGGGAGCCTTTTGAGCGAGCTCGAAAAAATCCGGACGCAATTACGCTGAGGCGTAATCGATTGAAGAAATAAAGATCACTGATAATTTG from Sporosarcina sp. FSL K6-1522 includes the following:
- a CDS encoding YslB family protein, producing the protein MENTTYNSPTRFGYEILRDHVIPSILGKHEDEILYWVGKEIARKFPVFSIEEVPAFFIEAGWGALVLEKTTKDEAFYTMTKGDITTTENRSCQLEAGFVAEQFQKLNGFLTECYGEVRAKDGLVRFHVKWDVKTTI
- a CDS encoding succinate dehydrogenase cytochrome b558 subunit translates to MSRESDFYLRRLHSLLGIIPVGLFVAQHLVINHFATRGEEAFNTASNFMGNLPFVLFLEWFVIYIPLMFHAFYGLYIAFTAKNNVQRFGTFRNWMFMLQRITGVFLVIFIAWHIFETRIQKALGATVDYNMMADILANPFMLAFYIAGVIAATFHLANGLWSFLVTWGLAQSPRSQKIVTYVTIVVFLVLATIGVQALFAFV